A window of Pirellula sp. SH-Sr6A contains these coding sequences:
- a CDS encoding MlaD family protein, translating to MNALPTTESTEQPNAENHTGSIPTPLEFDSHHASHLWIWILPIGCVLLSVAFFWSAWMERGVEFDIEFNEGHGIKPEDRLKHKGIEIGVVKRVELDRELSKIIVKVRVAEHAKNVAKEGSRFWIVRPQITPGTIAGLETILGAKYLAMEPGSPDAPTKLRFTGLDSPPPDVPPAGSLELILDSATRRGLAPGAPIQFRGYQIGKVIDLGLSSDARSVQTRCWIAPEFRDLVRTGSKFWNRSGWRLDVGLTGVEIDAETLPQLITGGIEMATPDDSGDIVNTGHRFVLHERPESDWQKWAPSIGFGIGRSEQLGRVPPPQRMALRWQERSFGFRTQQQKVGWCLPIDDQTLLCFREQAFAPNSALAGTASIEVAGQSLRMDVDFREPIPSLGGLDSSDPFDVIRLPLKNPLPKEIPLWPMSRVKLETISTKPLNVIVIQDRVQGSIHIDASRLSVDGDRWHVDSSIGLGADQHGLPVIEAETSNLIGLLVSSKSETFVSLLVSPR from the coding sequence ATGAACGCCCTACCTACAACGGAAAGCACCGAGCAACCGAATGCTGAAAACCATACCGGTTCGATTCCGACGCCTCTCGAATTCGATTCGCATCACGCTTCCCATCTTTGGATTTGGATTTTGCCGATTGGTTGTGTGCTACTATCGGTCGCCTTTTTCTGGTCTGCTTGGATGGAACGTGGCGTAGAGTTTGATATCGAGTTCAATGAAGGACATGGTATCAAACCCGAGGATCGATTGAAGCACAAGGGAATAGAGATCGGTGTCGTGAAGAGAGTGGAGTTAGACCGCGAGCTTTCCAAAATAATCGTAAAGGTTCGAGTAGCCGAACATGCGAAGAATGTCGCGAAGGAAGGGAGCCGATTCTGGATTGTTCGACCGCAGATCACGCCAGGTACCATTGCGGGACTGGAAACAATCCTGGGAGCCAAGTATTTGGCGATGGAGCCGGGCAGCCCCGATGCACCGACCAAACTTCGCTTCACGGGTCTCGATAGTCCTCCGCCTGATGTCCCGCCAGCTGGATCGTTAGAGCTCATTTTGGATAGCGCCACTCGGCGAGGACTGGCTCCCGGCGCACCGATTCAGTTCAGGGGATATCAAATTGGGAAGGTCATCGATCTCGGATTATCCAGTGATGCCCGAAGTGTTCAAACCCGGTGCTGGATCGCACCCGAGTTTCGCGATCTAGTTAGAACCGGTTCCAAGTTTTGGAATCGCAGCGGATGGCGTCTGGATGTTGGGCTGACGGGAGTGGAGATTGATGCTGAAACCCTTCCTCAGCTTATCACGGGTGGAATTGAAATGGCTACTCCCGACGATTCGGGAGATATTGTCAACACCGGACATCGATTCGTCCTGCACGAACGCCCGGAATCCGATTGGCAAAAATGGGCACCATCGATTGGATTCGGTATTGGCAGAAGCGAGCAGTTGGGTCGCGTTCCTCCCCCTCAGCGCATGGCATTGCGATGGCAAGAGCGAAGTTTTGGGTTTCGCACTCAGCAACAAAAGGTCGGTTGGTGTTTGCCAATCGACGATCAAACTCTGCTCTGTTTTCGCGAACAAGCCTTTGCTCCCAACTCGGCATTGGCGGGCACCGCCTCGATCGAAGTTGCAGGGCAATCCCTTCGAATGGATGTTGATTTTAGGGAACCCATACCTTCCTTAGGCGGACTCGACAGTTCCGACCCATTCGATGTGATTCGCCTCCCTTTGAAGAATCCGCTTCCTAAGGAGATTCCCCTTTGGCCGATGTCGCGGGTGAAACTTGAGACAATTTCGACAAAACCTCTCAATGTCATTGTGATTCAAGATCGAGTACAGGGATCCATACATATCGACGCGTCCCGTTTATCCGTGGATGGCGATCGGTGGCATGTCGACTCGTCCATTGGTTTGGGAGCCGACCAGCATGGTTTGCCTGTGATCGAGGCGGAGACTAGTAATCTCATCGGACTATTGGTATCCAGCAAGTCGGAAACATTCGTGTCCCTTCTCGTATCCCCTCGATAA
- a CDS encoding dockerin type I domain-containing protein, with product MLAGIDVFVFQDSNQSRFLDGSGETGQSGRVLYLDTNENGVHDLREQIAISNEVGIASFRGLEPGRYAVALLGAGDGSQQTSPVLPSPAGTWQSLPILGDWPADAFVTPAWVHDQAGIGRSGRELIAWNSSAESGLDRWMLDGEITEIWADSSGSDSNEVGSSGVLRVSLESDGEPAGRWYRFAWGSSSGFELEALSAAPEADGLEIERSVRFGDRWIGFSAASGTLVDIQLDGPQWSAYSLPLSVSGSVLEMKPAGGDGFVALEQVGGSQRLSMYRVVDGNIALVSERTFAQPVEDWAVSTDGLKLFTQVSGSLLVLDTISGMPTLNALPDSQFPVLEDAERSILYTSVAGSTEAWNIWNSQNWELEAQFEMPSDVPPESLSITPSGQSLVSISKEGRYSREIVQRSAATVNLSEEELVSIAMGVRDTQPSVEWVLDGEWEWSVSEDESIAIDLAPFASQLRSTNGTRYSTSDGSVYWVITKGPEKGELVWSSTTGGVYIPDADWVGSDRFWLAAYDGQRLSEEVMVRIDIDAINDLPSDLLLLEESVSSEIQPGEPVGSVRVVDPDLGDVYDFLVSDPRFAILGSTLYFIQGSLDIESEAFIPLMVTAIARSSSADRFSKWLTLRVSEQNDAPSSILFRGNYEVPERTPGAVLGDLSVLHADSGKQYEWSVSDARFEVESGKLRLKAQVELDFELEPTVGVTVVAKDRLSGWLTSKALLFRVMDLDDPAVTLSAASQYHVEENKSGDLLGYVYVRDADRNEDYFISVSDDRFEVVSNAFRLKARHALQWVEPGYVDVVLSATSSVTGAHISKGVRVIIDRDQTPYHNDSNPGDVDGDGTVSPLDPLIIVNYINSHGPGMITPEGEGPTPHMDVDGDGSVSPLDILVLINMINAGGMPTSPSSDPNDDATTDDELDATSPSDPPVSEVPIHDEDPHSLVGEGEGSSRLSGSQFPMGWMILDEEIRGRKRGG from the coding sequence TTGCTAGCCGGCATCGACGTCTTTGTTTTTCAAGACTCGAACCAATCTCGATTTTTGGATGGTTCGGGAGAAACGGGACAGTCGGGTCGAGTTCTTTATTTGGATACGAACGAAAACGGCGTGCACGATCTGCGCGAGCAAATTGCGATTTCCAATGAAGTTGGAATTGCATCGTTTCGGGGCCTGGAGCCCGGGAGATATGCGGTCGCGTTACTCGGGGCGGGGGATGGTTCTCAGCAGACGTCACCTGTCCTGCCCTCTCCCGCTGGGACTTGGCAATCGCTTCCCATATTGGGGGACTGGCCTGCGGATGCATTCGTTACCCCGGCGTGGGTCCATGATCAAGCGGGAATTGGTCGCTCCGGGCGGGAACTGATCGCCTGGAACTCGTCCGCGGAATCCGGTTTGGATCGATGGATGCTGGACGGGGAAATTACGGAGATTTGGGCAGACTCGAGCGGAAGCGACTCGAATGAAGTCGGTTCGAGTGGAGTGTTAAGGGTAAGTTTGGAGTCGGATGGCGAGCCGGCAGGGCGATGGTACCGATTCGCCTGGGGGAGTTCGAGCGGTTTTGAACTTGAGGCGCTGAGTGCGGCACCGGAAGCGGACGGCTTGGAAATTGAACGGTCGGTGCGGTTTGGCGATCGCTGGATCGGGTTTTCAGCGGCATCGGGGACTCTGGTTGACATCCAGTTGGATGGACCGCAATGGTCGGCCTATTCTTTGCCCCTTTCGGTATCGGGGTCCGTGCTGGAGATGAAGCCGGCAGGCGGCGATGGGTTTGTAGCGCTCGAGCAAGTGGGAGGGTCGCAACGACTTTCGATGTATCGGGTTGTCGACGGCAACATCGCACTCGTTTCAGAGAGAACCTTTGCGCAACCCGTTGAGGATTGGGCCGTTTCAACGGATGGTCTCAAGCTGTTTACTCAAGTATCCGGATCGCTTTTGGTGTTGGATACCATTTCCGGCATGCCGACGTTGAATGCGTTGCCCGACTCGCAGTTTCCGGTTTTGGAGGATGCGGAGCGAAGCATTCTTTACACTTCCGTTGCAGGATCGACTGAAGCTTGGAACATCTGGAATAGCCAGAATTGGGAATTGGAGGCACAGTTTGAGATGCCATCGGACGTGCCGCCCGAATCCCTTTCGATCACTCCTTCGGGACAATCGCTCGTTTCGATTTCGAAGGAGGGAAGATATTCCCGAGAAATCGTCCAGCGATCCGCGGCGACGGTGAATCTCTCCGAAGAGGAGCTTGTTTCGATTGCGATGGGTGTGCGGGATACGCAGCCCAGTGTCGAGTGGGTTCTCGATGGCGAGTGGGAGTGGAGTGTGTCGGAAGACGAGTCGATTGCGATCGACCTCGCTCCATTCGCATCCCAGCTGCGATCCACCAATGGCACGCGCTATTCGACATCGGATGGCAGTGTCTATTGGGTGATCACAAAGGGGCCCGAGAAGGGTGAATTGGTTTGGAGCTCGACGACAGGTGGCGTGTACATTCCGGACGCCGACTGGGTAGGCTCGGATCGCTTCTGGTTGGCTGCCTACGATGGTCAGAGGTTGTCGGAGGAGGTGATGGTCCGCATCGACATTGACGCCATCAATGATCTTCCCAGCGATTTGCTGTTGCTCGAGGAAAGCGTTTCGTCGGAAATTCAACCGGGAGAACCCGTGGGTTCGGTTCGCGTCGTGGATCCAGACCTTGGCGACGTCTACGACTTTTTGGTGAGCGATCCGCGATTCGCAATTCTTGGATCCACTTTGTATTTCATCCAAGGGAGCTTGGACATCGAGTCCGAGGCGTTTATTCCCCTCATGGTGACAGCCATCGCGCGTAGTTCCTCGGCCGACCGATTTTCGAAATGGCTCACACTTCGAGTTTCGGAACAAAATGATGCACCGTCAAGTATCCTCTTTCGAGGCAACTACGAAGTACCAGAGAGAACTCCTGGTGCGGTCCTTGGAGATTTGTCCGTTCTTCACGCCGACTCGGGGAAACAATACGAGTGGAGCGTGAGCGACGCTCGATTTGAAGTAGAGTCCGGAAAGCTTAGGCTTAAGGCGCAGGTGGAACTCGATTTTGAGTTGGAGCCGACCGTTGGGGTGACGGTAGTGGCGAAGGATCGTCTATCGGGGTGGCTGACCTCGAAAGCGTTGCTCTTTCGTGTGATGGACTTGGACGACCCGGCAGTCACTTTGTCGGCGGCTTCCCAGTACCATGTCGAGGAGAACAAGTCCGGTGACTTGCTCGGATATGTCTATGTGCGAGACGCCGATCGGAATGAAGATTATTTCATTTCGGTGAGCGACGATCGTTTTGAGGTGGTGAGCAACGCATTTCGGTTGAAGGCGCGACACGCATTGCAGTGGGTTGAGCCGGGGTACGTGGATGTGGTCCTCTCAGCGACTTCCTCGGTGACAGGTGCTCACATATCCAAGGGGGTACGGGTCATTATCGATCGCGATCAAACTCCCTATCACAACGATAGCAATCCGGGGGATGTGGATGGAGATGGGACCGTTTCTCCACTGGATCCTCTGATCATCGTGAATTACATCAATTCACACGGACCGGGAATGATTACACCGGAGGGGGAAGGCCCGACTCCTCATATGGATGTGGACGGCGATGGGTCTGTCTCTCCCCTTGATATCCTCGTGTTGATCAACATGATCAATGCCGGAGGAATGCCGACCTCGCCATCCAGTGACCCGAATGACGATGCGACAACCGATGATGAGTTGGATGCTACCTCCCCGAGTGATCCACCTGTTAGCGAAGTTCCCATTCACGACGAAGACCCACACTCGTTGGTGGGCGAAGGGGAGGGGAGCAGTCGTCTTAGCGGCTCTCAATTCCCCATGGGCTGGATGATCCTAGACGAAGAGATTCGAGGTAGGAAGCGGGGTGGTTGA
- a CDS encoding carboxymuconolactone decarboxylase family protein encodes MRKSMKWVFAALVIQTCVSGVVIGQEARRDSAGKEASLALVETNREDEPRATPLTRDAMKQYLEDLKTRKPRIPLPALTEEEAKNGASDPRALGYESRIRSLYIGENSVGSYLAFGGPPASANSASTSSIRRALGAPDPLISLDYGFKVRLFWLAARANNCQYCLGHQESKLLVAGMSEDEIAALDSDWEYFPEKERVAFALARTLTGEPHLMDDALIDACKKFYSDQQLVEMMGAIAGYNAINRWKEGAGVPQSHNGGNFGSQGNAPSGAVDLDAHSYLTPTSDKYRSRISRVVGIGQSKRGDLAPTVLKRPPLETGEALKQKLDWVSKRSSRVALVDESAVREAFGDLVPEGKVPAWMRLVAHFPVSGKRFVESMVSLKRLDELSPALQSEIDWVVARQDRAWYAAKRALEDMQKCGVREEVIAELDLDPLPTSVISEKDKALLVVAKNLAGSPIVLTDSQVQKAVDLAGPRAVTQVIHYTANRAAFNRLTEGALLSD; translated from the coding sequence ATGAGAAAAAGTATGAAATGGGTTTTCGCGGCCTTGGTAATTCAGACGTGTGTTTCGGGTGTCGTGATTGGGCAAGAGGCGCGGAGAGATTCGGCAGGAAAGGAAGCCAGTCTCGCGTTGGTGGAAACGAATCGCGAGGACGAGCCCCGCGCGACACCACTGACCCGCGACGCGATGAAGCAATACCTCGAAGATCTCAAGACCAGGAAGCCTCGAATTCCGCTTCCAGCATTGACGGAAGAGGAAGCGAAGAACGGGGCATCCGATCCGCGGGCACTTGGATACGAGTCGCGAATTCGTTCTCTTTACATCGGCGAAAACTCGGTGGGGAGCTATTTGGCTTTTGGAGGGCCGCCCGCGTCCGCAAACAGTGCTTCTACGTCGAGTATACGACGGGCACTCGGGGCTCCCGATCCATTGATTTCTCTCGATTATGGGTTCAAGGTAAGGCTGTTTTGGTTGGCCGCGAGAGCCAATAATTGTCAGTATTGTTTGGGTCACCAGGAGTCGAAGCTATTGGTAGCTGGAATGAGCGAGGACGAGATCGCGGCACTCGATAGCGATTGGGAGTACTTTCCGGAAAAGGAGAGAGTCGCGTTCGCCTTGGCCAGGACATTGACCGGGGAACCGCATTTGATGGATGACGCCCTGATCGACGCATGCAAGAAGTTCTATAGCGATCAGCAACTGGTGGAGATGATGGGAGCGATCGCGGGTTACAACGCGATCAATCGCTGGAAAGAGGGTGCTGGCGTTCCTCAGTCTCATAACGGAGGTAACTTTGGTTCCCAGGGCAATGCCCCGAGCGGTGCCGTCGATCTGGACGCTCATTCCTATCTGACCCCGACGTCCGACAAGTATCGGAGTCGGATTTCCAGAGTGGTGGGCATAGGTCAGTCCAAGCGAGGAGATTTGGCTCCAACGGTCTTGAAGAGGCCCCCCTTGGAGACGGGGGAGGCTCTGAAGCAGAAGCTCGATTGGGTTTCCAAGCGTTCGTCGCGAGTGGCTTTGGTCGATGAATCGGCGGTAAGGGAGGCATTCGGTGATTTGGTCCCGGAAGGAAAAGTTCCGGCTTGGATGCGATTGGTCGCACATTTCCCCGTCTCCGGCAAGCGATTTGTGGAGTCGATGGTTTCATTGAAGCGACTGGACGAGTTATCCCCTGCCTTGCAAAGCGAAATTGACTGGGTGGTTGCCCGGCAGGACCGGGCGTGGTACGCCGCCAAGCGAGCCTTGGAAGACATGCAAAAGTGCGGGGTTCGCGAAGAGGTGATTGCTGAGCTCGATCTCGATCCGTTGCCAACGTCTGTCATCTCGGAGAAGGACAAAGCCTTGTTGGTCGTTGCCAAGAACCTAGCAGGATCACCCATTGTTTTGACCGACTCCCAGGTTCAAAAGGCGGTCGATCTAGCTGGGCCACGTGCGGTGACTCAGGTGATCCATTACACAGCGAATCGGGCGGCGTTCAATCGCCTTACCGAGGGAGCTCTGCTGTCGGATTGA
- a CDS encoding N-succinylarginine dihydrolase, whose protein sequence is MREFNIDGLIGPTHHFGGLGVGNVASESNRNKIAHPRSAALEGLSKIRKLYELGVPQFYLPPPGRPNWDWMMALGFQSQDAKDWSRCAKQFPSLFSSSLSSSFMWMANAATCSSRVDTTDGIGRLVIANLAASLHRGQESPERHHQLRHLFQRLDTIEVIEALPSLVPLRDEGAANAMRCWNPSNHQGIYVFVFGETYQGITRSIASGETRVQRGVYPSRQTSLASQLIARSLRIPDSRSVFVQQHPQAIDAGVFHNDVIATSHEDFLLLHERAYLDQSTELDRISETFRKECGGELSIFVITEDELPLSEAVATYLFNSQIVTRSDGSWCMFCPIECMTSPAVTQVLQRIQSQEPRLGEIEFVSLRESMANGGGPACLRLRVYASDEEIEQIPLGARIQDESLFYLERLIASEYPDSVQLDDFLDLQLVNHCRRVSEAISQYWQSERP, encoded by the coding sequence ATGAGAGAATTCAATATCGATGGATTGATTGGCCCCACCCACCACTTTGGTGGATTGGGTGTCGGTAACGTTGCGAGCGAGTCCAATCGCAACAAGATCGCCCATCCGAGGTCAGCCGCTCTCGAAGGTCTCTCCAAAATTCGGAAGCTCTATGAGCTGGGAGTTCCGCAATTCTATCTGCCACCACCTGGGAGACCCAATTGGGACTGGATGATGGCCTTAGGATTTCAATCCCAAGATGCGAAGGACTGGAGTCGATGCGCGAAACAATTCCCATCACTTTTCAGCTCTTCTTTGAGCTCCTCCTTTATGTGGATGGCTAACGCTGCTACATGCAGTTCCAGAGTAGATACGACGGACGGAATCGGAAGACTCGTGATCGCGAACCTGGCAGCTAGCTTGCACCGGGGACAAGAGAGCCCGGAACGCCACCATCAATTAAGACACTTATTCCAGCGACTGGACACGATCGAGGTCATCGAAGCGTTACCCAGTTTGGTTCCGCTTCGTGACGAGGGGGCAGCAAATGCGATGCGGTGCTGGAATCCCTCCAATCATCAAGGCATATATGTATTTGTTTTTGGTGAGACATATCAAGGGATAACACGATCCATAGCATCAGGAGAAACACGGGTGCAACGAGGTGTTTATCCTTCACGTCAGACGTCTCTAGCGTCTCAGCTCATCGCGAGATCGTTGAGAATCCCAGATTCGCGTTCTGTGTTTGTACAGCAACATCCCCAAGCGATCGATGCAGGAGTCTTTCACAATGATGTCATCGCCACGAGCCATGAAGATTTTTTGTTACTACACGAGAGAGCATATCTTGATCAATCCACTGAACTGGATCGCATATCGGAGACCTTTCGCAAGGAGTGTGGTGGCGAGTTAAGCATTTTTGTTATCACAGAAGACGAGCTACCTCTTTCGGAAGCCGTTGCTACGTACTTGTTCAACTCCCAGATCGTCACACGATCGGACGGAAGTTGGTGTATGTTTTGCCCGATTGAATGCATGACGTCACCAGCGGTCACTCAAGTGCTCCAACGCATCCAGAGCCAAGAGCCGCGACTCGGGGAGATCGAGTTCGTCTCCCTACGAGAAAGTATGGCGAATGGGGGCGGTCCAGCCTGCCTGCGTCTGAGGGTTTATGCGAGCGACGAGGAGATCGAACAGATTCCTTTGGGAGCACGCATCCAGGATGAATCGCTTTTCTATCTAGAGCGGCTCATCGCATCCGAGTATCCCGATTCGGTCCAACTCGACGACTTCCTGGACCTCCAACTGGTGAACCACTGTCGTCGGGTTTCCGAAGCCATCAGCCAATATTGGCAGAGCGAACGCCCTTGA
- a CDS encoding DUF1559 domain-containing protein: MRRHAKSAFTLVELLVVIAIIGILVGLLLPAVQAAREAARRMQCSNNLKQLGLSMHNYESTFKRLPSGNLGSANFSTGLSVHARLLPYMEQVNLYQLVDYNFAYNHVANDAARLQSVPTFICPSDTYTGLATSLGGVNSYYANSGTNILAGAPPTLSSDPNYGMPACNGLFYRDSAIKFGEITDGLSNTFAFAEKIAGDGSNSIATPVSDTFRPGTNPANADEALRDCMAINPLDISKQGVSIVGAPWIQAYHSTTLYYHVLPPNTRSCMFPPGRIATTAGSRHTGGVNACIGDGSVRFVSSNLELPIWRALGTRSGGEVVSEF; this comes from the coding sequence ATGAGACGTCATGCAAAAAGTGCATTTACCTTGGTTGAGTTGTTGGTTGTGATTGCCATTATTGGAATTTTAGTTGGTTTGTTGTTGCCAGCCGTCCAAGCGGCTCGAGAGGCTGCCAGGCGAATGCAATGCTCGAATAACCTTAAGCAATTGGGGTTGTCGATGCACAATTACGAATCGACCTTCAAGCGACTTCCATCTGGGAACCTTGGGAGCGCCAATTTTTCGACCGGCCTTTCGGTGCACGCACGTTTGCTCCCTTACATGGAGCAAGTCAATTTGTACCAGCTGGTCGATTACAACTTCGCCTACAACCATGTAGCGAATGATGCCGCTCGTTTGCAGAGTGTTCCTACCTTTATTTGCCCTTCGGATACGTACACGGGACTCGCGACGAGTCTTGGTGGAGTGAATAGCTATTACGCCAATTCGGGAACCAATATCTTGGCGGGAGCACCTCCCACGCTGTCGAGCGATCCCAATTATGGGATGCCCGCCTGCAATGGTCTTTTTTATCGCGATAGTGCAATCAAGTTCGGTGAGATTACCGATGGCCTTTCGAACACCTTTGCTTTTGCCGAAAAGATTGCGGGGGATGGGAGCAACAGCATTGCGACTCCGGTTTCCGATACGTTCCGGCCTGGTACCAACCCAGCGAATGCAGACGAGGCCCTTCGTGATTGCATGGCGATCAATCCGCTCGATATCAGCAAACAAGGTGTTTCGATTGTGGGTGCTCCATGGATTCAAGCATACCATTCCACGACCCTTTACTACCACGTTCTTCCTCCTAACACACGCTCGTGCATGTTCCCTCCAGGACGGATTGCGACGACGGCCGGAAGCCGTCACACCGGCGGGGTGAACGCCTGTATTGGCGATGGTTCTGTTCGATTTGTTTCCAGCAATTTGGAACTGCCGATTTGGCGGGCCCTCGGCACGCGCAGCGGTGGCGAAGTCGTATCCGAGTTTTAA
- a CDS encoding succinylglutamate-semialdehyde dehydrogenase: MTYQERISPVDGSVTWRGTFAEPQQVSLSIERGVHAMASWKGVAPEVRAGVCKRFAERLRIHARAIASMISTEMGKPYWEAESEVAAAASKVEHTLDALRSRRSIWSDENAVSESVVRFHPIGLMAVLGPFNLPLHLPGAHIVPALLMGNGVLFKPSEKAPGVGDWIQRAWDEAGLPVGVLQTLHGGAEVARQIVNSTSLDGVCFTGSYRVGAELHRMLAGRPECMLALEMGGNNPLIVDRVSNLTAALHVLIASCFITSGQRCTCARRLIVLDNAPNRDLMRRFAESIPDIRVGLPFDTPGPFMGPLVSTEAVRAVLAAEERLETMGAVPHVRCQQFTSHPNLLGPGVWEVSGEGVEDQEVFGPVATIEYVNDWDEAIASSNRTRYGLSAGLISDSREHFDRFVNEVRAGILNWNSPTTGATGKLPFGGLGSSGNHRSSGYFAIDYCSDPIASVQSPVLTQPPQLPQGLDLVFGNFRDGK; the protein is encoded by the coding sequence ATGACATACCAAGAACGGATCAGCCCCGTGGATGGCTCGGTTACTTGGAGAGGAACATTCGCCGAGCCCCAGCAAGTCTCATTGTCGATAGAACGCGGCGTCCATGCGATGGCATCCTGGAAAGGCGTCGCCCCGGAAGTTCGTGCAGGCGTATGCAAACGGTTTGCCGAGCGACTTCGCATTCATGCACGTGCCATTGCAAGCATGATTTCGACGGAAATGGGAAAACCCTATTGGGAGGCCGAATCGGAAGTCGCCGCCGCTGCGAGCAAAGTGGAACACACCCTCGACGCGCTGCGAAGCCGTCGTTCCATATGGTCAGATGAAAACGCCGTTTCGGAAAGTGTGGTCCGGTTTCACCCCATCGGTTTGATGGCTGTGCTAGGACCATTCAATCTTCCGCTACACTTGCCAGGTGCTCACATCGTGCCCGCCCTGTTGATGGGAAATGGTGTCCTTTTCAAGCCTAGCGAGAAAGCGCCCGGAGTGGGTGATTGGATTCAACGGGCGTGGGATGAAGCAGGTCTGCCCGTAGGAGTTCTCCAAACCCTCCACGGCGGAGCGGAGGTTGCTCGACAAATCGTCAATTCGACAAGCCTCGACGGCGTTTGCTTTACGGGCTCCTACCGCGTTGGGGCTGAATTGCATCGCATGCTTGCGGGGCGTCCCGAATGTATGCTTGCTCTGGAAATGGGTGGTAACAATCCCTTGATCGTCGATCGCGTTTCGAATCTCACCGCAGCTCTTCACGTTCTCATCGCCTCCTGCTTCATCACGAGCGGACAGCGATGTACCTGCGCTCGGCGTCTGATCGTTCTAGACAATGCCCCCAATCGTGATCTGATGCGTCGCTTTGCGGAATCTATTCCTGACATACGCGTGGGATTACCGTTTGATACCCCAGGTCCGTTTATGGGGCCCTTGGTAAGCACCGAAGCGGTACGCGCTGTACTCGCCGCCGAAGAGAGGCTCGAAACAATGGGCGCCGTCCCTCATGTTCGTTGTCAGCAATTTACCTCCCACCCCAATTTGCTCGGGCCGGGAGTGTGGGAGGTTTCCGGGGAAGGGGTCGAGGATCAGGAGGTTTTTGGCCCCGTCGCGACGATCGAGTATGTGAACGATTGGGACGAAGCCATCGCATCCTCGAACCGGACGCGGTACGGTTTATCTGCAGGACTGATCAGCGATTCACGCGAGCATTTCGATCGGTTCGTCAACGAAGTTCGCGCGGGCATTCTCAATTGGAATAGTCCCACAACGGGCGCTACCGGCAAGCTGCCCTTTGGAGGGCTTGGCTCGAGCGGCAATCATCGCTCGAGTGGATACTTTGCCATCGACTACTGCAGCGACCCGATCGCTTCGGTGCAATCGCCTGTTCTTACGCAACCGCCCCAGTTACCTCAAGGTCTCGATTTGGTGTTCGGCAATTTCCGGGATGGAAAATGA
- a CDS encoding paraquat-inducible protein A has protein sequence MKLKACHCCGLVHRMPEASSDCGIPGSEARNRNRVASCRRCHAPLNQNVSPAAMRSRVAALTISSLALFPPAILLPIVEIEKLGHHHQSSLLSGIRDLFQVGEWRIGIIIFVFSILFPLAKLLILLELSWVQILTSNQRSLAYRWMERVGKWSMLDVLLLAILVMWIKLQGLVAFQFGPAIFAFALCVIMSLLAALALDPHALWEEIP, from the coding sequence ATGAAACTCAAAGCGTGTCACTGTTGCGGGCTCGTCCATCGGATGCCGGAGGCATCGTCGGATTGTGGCATTCCTGGTTCCGAGGCCAGAAATCGAAACCGGGTCGCGTCATGCAGACGTTGCCATGCCCCTCTGAATCAAAATGTATCGCCTGCCGCCATGAGGTCGCGGGTCGCAGCACTCACCATTAGTTCGCTTGCCCTCTTTCCACCGGCGATACTTCTACCCATCGTTGAGATTGAGAAGCTGGGACATCATCATCAAAGCAGTTTGCTGAGTGGCATCCGGGATCTGTTTCAAGTGGGCGAATGGAGAATTGGAATCATCATTTTTGTCTTCTCGATTCTATTCCCATTAGCAAAACTCCTGATTCTTCTTGAGTTGTCGTGGGTCCAAATCCTGACATCCAACCAAAGATCTCTTGCGTACCGCTGGATGGAACGCGTCGGGAAATGGAGCATGCTCGATGTCTTGTTACTCGCGATCTTGGTCATGTGGATCAAGCTGCAGGGGCTGGTCGCCTTTCAGTTTGGTCCAGCGATCTTTGCATTCGCGTTATGCGTCATCATGAGCCTACTGGCAGCGCTCGCTTTGGACCCCCATGCTCTTTGGGAAGAGATTCCATGA
- a CDS encoding TspO/MBR family protein — protein MSNPMPWIDWYNSLHKPSWTPAPATIGLIWQILYPIIVVSFGFVFVMALRREIKWKIALPFALNLIANLIFTPIQFGWRNLPLASIDILIVWLTIPWMMVAIWSHYRWVALVQIPYFIWVTIATVLQFAITFWNWGR, from the coding sequence TTGAGCAATCCCATGCCGTGGATCGATTGGTACAACTCCCTTCATAAGCCAAGCTGGACCCCTGCACCCGCAACAATCGGGTTGATTTGGCAGATTCTCTACCCCATTATCGTAGTCAGTTTTGGGTTTGTCTTTGTAATGGCGCTGCGGCGAGAGATCAAATGGAAGATAGCACTTCCTTTCGCCTTGAACTTAATTGCGAATTTGATTTTCACACCGATCCAGTTTGGGTGGCGCAATCTTCCGCTCGCTTCGATCGATATTCTGATAGTCTGGCTGACAATTCCCTGGATGATGGTGGCCATTTGGAGCCATTACCGTTGGGTTGCCCTTGTACAGATCCCGTATTTCATTTGGGTAACTATCGCTACCGTGTTGCAGTTTGCAATCACTTTTTGGAACTGGGGACGGTAA